A genomic segment from Aspergillus puulaauensis MK2 DNA, chromosome 1, nearly complete sequence encodes:
- a CDS encoding DMT family transporter (BUSCO:EOG09263M8W;~COG:E,G;~EggNog:ENOG410PGJD;~InterPro:IPR000620,IPR025016;~PFAM:PF00892,PF13127;~TransMembrane:10 (i20-44o56-78i150-172o178-197i204-221o248-269i281-307o319-340i347-367o373-390i);~go_component: GO:0016020 - membrane [Evidence IEA];~go_component: GO:0016021 - integral component of membrane [Evidence IEA]), with amino-acid sequence MEPSLSARRPRIAGTARRTLGICLLLVVVILWTASNFLASTIFADNTYSKPFFVTYLNTSTFILPLFTIVASRLWGLFRAGKLYQVQSFENLLQQLDSHYSDAELERILENDTGSDAEPHSSGAWNASRTDDAGKGHGNEKLGLKATAKLSFHFCLLWFTANYFSMACLQFTTVGSTTILTSTSGVWTLIFGAIFGIERFTVRKLAGVVASLIGIILISRVDLSGTESNPGDDSNGGSRFPPKSAGEIALGDAMAAFSAVMYGVYTIVLKRQVGDESRVNMQLFFGLVGFFNMFLLWPGFIVLHMTGAEPFALPDTSRIWTIILVNALSSLLSDICWAYAMLLTSPLVVTVGLSLTIPLSLVGQIFLQGEYATPLYWAGATVVFGSFLVVNHESQNTAQAGYDVVPGEERERED; translated from the exons ATGGAGCCATCATTGAGCGCAAGACGCCCCAGAATAGCCGGTACGGCCAGGAGAACACTGGGAATCTGTCTGCTCCTGGTCGTAGTGATATTATGGACGGCGTCGAACTTTTTGGCCAGC ACTATTTTCGCCGATAATACATACTCCAAACCTTTCTTTGTCACCTATCTCAACACCTCGACTTTCATCCTCCCACTGTTCACGATTGTAGCCAGCAGGCTCTGGGGACTCTTCCGCGCGGGGAAATTATACCAGGTCCAATCCTTTGAGAACTTGCTGCAGCAACTTGACTCGCACTACTCGGATGCCGAATTGGAGCGCATACTAGAAAATGACACAGGCTCTGATGCAGAACCTCATAGTTCCGGAGCATGGAATGCCTCTAGGACCGACGATGCGGGGAAAGGCCATGGCAACGAGAAGCTAGGCCTGAAGGCGACTGCAAAATTGAGCTTTCATTTCTGTTTGTTGTGG TTTACT GCGAACTATTTCTCAATGGCTTGTCTGCAATTCACGACTGTTGGAAGCACAACTATCTTGACGTCCACCAGTG GTGTCTGGACCCTCATCTTCGGGGCCATTTTCGGTATCGAAAGATTCACAGTCCGCAAACTCGCCGGTGTCGTCGCATCCCTGATTGGTATCATTCTCATATCCCGTGTCGACCTCTCTGGCACTGAGAGCAACCCAGGAGATGACAGCAACGGCGGCAGCAGATTCCCTCCCAAATCCGCCGGGGAGATTGCGCTGGGCGATGCAATGGCAGCATTCAGCGCAGTAATGTACGGCGTTTATACAATCGTCCTTAAACGACAAGTCGGTGACGAATCCCGCGTCAACATGCAactcttcttcggcctcgtcggtTTCTTTAACATGTTTCTTCTTTGGCCGGGCTTCATAGTCCTCCACATGACCGGCGCTGAACCCTTTGCTCTGCCTGATACCAGTAGAATTTGGACTATCATACTC GTAAAcgccctctcctctctcctaTCAGACATTTGCTGGGCATACGCGATGCTCTTAACCTCCCCGCTAGTCGTAACTGTGGGTCTCAGCCTAACGATACCGCTATCTCTGGTCGGTCAGATCTTTCTGCAGGGCGAGTACGCCACGCCGTTATACTGGGCGGGGGCCACGGTTGTATTTGGTTCATTCCTAGTCGTTAATCATGAAAGTCAAAACACTGCACAGGCAGGTTATGACGTCGTTCCTggggaagagagggagagggaggattAA